A stretch of the Tachysurus fulvidraco isolate hzauxx_2018 chromosome 18, HZAU_PFXX_2.0, whole genome shotgun sequence genome encodes the following:
- the fn1b gene encoding fibronectin 1b isoform X4, whose protein sequence is MRRVVLLALCACSAVMCLPKYGRIKRHGPMQQVLDIPLEELAHTRQAGCTENGQFYRLNDQWERPYMASTLLCTCKGSAGIQCESKSAAEEMCFDKINSKSYRVGETYERPKDEMIWDCTCIGSGRGKISCTIANRCHEGGRSYRIGETWTRPHDTGDYMLECVCLGNGKGEWTCKPIAEHCYDTSLGASYVVGQTWEKSFQGWMIVDCMCVGEGNGRITCSSRNRCNDQDMKKSYRIGETWSKVDTQGRSQQCVCMGNGRGEWKCESNSAQTALGSGSALSPEVRLVTHQLEIVPELVDIGACQTRSGTTYYNGMRWVQTQGSQQMMCTCINGGIGCEEWDGQSHVYGGNSNGRPCVFPFVYGQKTHYSCISEGRSDGQLWCSTTSDYDTDRQYSFCTQRNLLVTTRGGNSNGALCHFPFLYNGRNYTDCTADGRRDGMKWCGTTENYDEERRYGFCPMPAHEEICTVNDVMYRLGDEWDKRHDTMGHMMRCKCLGNGRGEWSCVAYSQLRDQCIVEGLTYEVGQKFDKRHNEGYMMNCTCFGQGRGRWKCDAIDQCQEAETKVFYQISETWDKVNHGVQYRCTCYGNGIGEHACEPLQSRVPVRVTITETGNKPNSHPIQWNPPASAHITQYILKWRVKNTRTPWKEVIIPSHINSYTISGLKAGLTYEGQLISILSYGHREVTRFDFTTSYGSLVPTEGMTTEPIRVLDTSESITEITSSSFVVSWTSASETISGFRVQYELSEEGAEPTVIDLPRTTTSLNIDSLLPGRTYQVQVYEVEPEGNTNLILTTTQTTAPDAPTSHRVTDVQETSIVISWTKPQAPITSYRVVYTPSLEGSSTELILAETVTSVTLVDLQPGQSYNVSIFAVEGNLESEPMVLQVHTAGEQHPEEVQAPTELQFYEVNDMKITITWTGPPTEVSGYRVTYEPVGSDGRATQRPLQLPVTPNAYAEITHLQPATLYRFYVYAVYGGAESQPLVGEKSTRPDAPTDLNFPEVTEDTVLVVWSAPQAQITGYRLFINSEDSTTPTQVRVRPEETQYTVQDLRPDTSYTITLYSEHGNTLSEGISGTITTSMPFGNAPRFSTDVTDTSIVISWTPVPRFSYKMSVKPSEGGEAPRVVTSDSGSIYISGLTPGVEYTYSLQPMFNNRTQGSAITRNTVTPLTPPSRLNLVSNPYTGNLNVHWQATTTPDITGYRVTCSPTSGQRGNTLEEIVRGGQTSCTLENLSPGVEYNVSVYAFKNHLESEPISSVITQAVPAPTNLNFGEVGPDSMRLSWSRPSVRQSEISRFVIRYHPSNDDDNIQEVNVGGATSTYLLQNLLPITEYVVSVSCVYGERESIPVTGRQTTTLDAPTALVFSDVVTHSLTAHWRAPRAQITGYRLVYMATSGGRRQEERLPPSRTHYVLNNLQPDTLYTLNIYAVRGNQESKPLTGTQSTISDAPTDLEVTSSTPTSITISWDAPAIPVRYYRIKYGQSGDRGPGQEFTVPGTESTSTISGLKPGTDYTITIYAVTGRGDSPASSTPTIITHRTGSHGAPSPTDLDVSDIQDQAIVVRWTPARGPITGYRVTGKPKNGVGPTFSKEVGPDKTEVRITGLVPTVEYVISVYANTRDGESTPVVQKAVKSPDSPTDMKYTDVDSSAVTDRGSATDSEGTHTTASVPAPTNIQFGDVGPSSFVVLWRPPSASLNGYRVRVTPKNNFAQTKEMNVAPDAMQATVTGLLVSTLYEVHVYALKDSAISPPLTGEISTTEDISPPRRTRINDVKDTSITISWRSKIEPMTGFLIEAKPLSGESPTIRKEIPAEHRSAIITGLQPATTYSINIYTLNGDRRSEPFTLTAKTSGSSLPPPTNLRFLSVSPNSISFKWQPPTSHITGYYVTYEEEGSSLQELTPRPHAGVNYASITGLKPATMYIIKIFALQNTLRSPALVGKARTNSLSTLPIRLDHFGPLDVPETDNGVNVVGPTVQPRPDERGQGMEYTEYNNQPTIPHSGQNPYVPGAGQTLIFVPAPGPDGSRVPKVLRLSDRNAHSLLFTENQPQEAQTQTTISWKPFKQSKAYFVSCHPISQHNEKMFQIQLPPTSTSATLIGLTSGASYRVLVEALKDALKHKILDEVITTGNTDPASVPASDDSCYDTLTATHHNIGDEWERMSETGFKLWCRCLGLGSGHFRCDSSKWCHDNGNNYRIGERWERREETGQIMSCTCIGNGKGEFKCEPHESTCFDDGKTYHVGNQWQKEYLGGICTCTCYGGQQGWRCENCRKPGTEINTHMLKPVRYGDGIAKVNIQCPIECLRPDILADAVANLNPRE, encoded by the exons ATGAGGCGCGTGGTGCTGTTGGCGCTGTGCGCGTGCAGCGCGGTGATGTGTTTGCCGAAGTATGGCAGGATTAAGCGACATGGACCAATGCAGCAGGTGCTGGACATCCCTTTGGAAGAGCTGGCACACACACGCCAAG CTGGCTGTACAGAGAATGGGCAATTTTACCGGCTCAATGACCAATGGGAACGACCCTATATGGCAAGTACGTTACTGTGCACGTGCAAAGGTTCGGCAGGCATCCAGTGTGAATCCAAATCTGCAG cTGAAGAGATGTGCTTTGATAAAATCAACTCAAAGTCGTACCGTGTGGGCGAGACATACGAGAGGCCAAAGGACGAGATGATCTGGGACTGCACCTGCATTGGCTCAGGTCGAGGCAAAATCAGCTGCACCATCGCAA ATCGCTGCCATGAAGGAGGTCGCTCGTACCGAATCGGCGAGACCTGGACACGACCCCATGACACGGGCGACTACatgcttgagtgtgtgtgtctcggcaACGGAAAGGGCGAGTGGACCTGCAAACCCATTG CCGAGCACTGCTATGACACCTCACTGGGCGCATCGTATGTGGTGGGACAGACATGGGAGAAATCTTTCCAGGGCTGGATGATCGTCGACTGCATGTGTGTTGGTGAAGGGAACGGACGCATCACCTGCAGCTCCCGGA ACCGCTGTAACGACCAGGATATGAAGAAGTCGTATCGTATTGGCGAGACATGGAGCAAAGTGGACACACAGGGCCGcagtcagcagtgtgtgtgtatgggaaaTGGACGTGGCGAATGGAAATGCGAGAGTAATTCTGCCCAAACAGCCCTTG GTTCAGGTTCGGCCTTGTCCCCCGAAGTCAGACTTGTCACTCATCAGCTGGAAATTGTACCTGAGCTGGTTGATATTGGCGCGTGCCAAACCAGATCTGGTACCACCTACTACAACGGCATGCGCTGGGTCCAAACGCAGGGAAGTCAGCAGATGATGTGCACCTGCATTAATGGAGGCATCGGCTGTGAAGAATGGG ATGGTCAGTCTCACGTGTATGGAGGGAACTCCAACGGGCGGCCATGTGTGTTCCCCTTTGTTTATGGACAAAAAACACACTACTCGTGCATCTCTGAAGGCCGATCTGACGGGCAGCTATGGTGCAGCACCACCTCCGACTACGACACAGATCGCCAGTACTCCTTCTGCACTCAGAGAAACT TGTTGGTTACAACTCGTGGTGGAAACTCTAACGGCGCACTGTGCCACTTTCCTTTCCTGTACAATGGCCGTAATTACACAGACTGCACAGCTGATGGCCGACGTGATGGGATGAAGTGGTGTGGCACTACAGAGAACTACGATGAAGAGCGACGCTACGGATTCTGTCCCATGCCAG CTCATGAGGAAATCTGCACGGTAAATGACGTCATGTACCGCCTGGGGGATGAGTGGGACAAGCGCCATGACACCATGGGCCACATGATGCGCTGCAAGTGTTTGGGTAACGGCCGGGGCGAGTGGAGCTGCGTCGCCTACTCACAGCTTCGAG ATCAGTGTATTGTAGAAGGACTCACATACGAAGTAGGCCAGAAGTTTGACAAGCGGCACAACGAGGGCTACATGATGAACTGCACGTGCTTCGGTCAGGGCCGCGGACGTTGGAAATGCGATGCTATCG ATCAGTGCCAAGAAGCTGAGACAAAAGTGTTCTATCAGATAAGCGAGACGTGGGATAAAGTGAACCATGGCGTCCAGTATCGTTGTACCTGTTACGGAAACGGTATCGGAGAACACGCTTGCGAGCCTCTCCAGTCCCGGG TTCCAGTACGCGTGACCATCACAGAGACAGGAAACAAGCCCAACTCACACCCCATCCAGTGGAACCCACCAGCATCAGCCCACATCACCCAGTACATCCTCAAGTGGAGAGTG AAAAACACTCGCACTCCGTGGAAGGAGGTCATTATTCCCAGCCACATCAACTCCTACACCATCTCAGGCCTGAAGGCAGGGCTCACCTATGAGGGCCAGCTCATTAGCATCCTTAGCTACGGTCACAGAGAGGTGACCAGATTCGACTTCACCACATCCTACGGCTCAC TGGTTCCTACTGAAGGCATGACCACAGAGCCCATTCGAGTGTTGGACACGTCTGAATCCATCACTGAGATCACGTCCAGCAGTTTCGTTGTTTCCTGGACATCAGCGTCTGAGACCATCTCCGGATTCAGAGTGCAGTATGAACTCTCTGAGGAAGGAGCCGAGCCCACGGTGATCG ACCTTCCTCGCACAACAACATCATTGAACATCGACAGCCTCCTACCAGGCCGAACGTACCAAGTCCAGGTTTACGAAGTTGAGCCGGAAGGAAATACAAACCTCATCCTCACCACCACTCAGACCACCG CTCCTGATGCTCCCACCAGTCACAGAGTTACAGATGTCCAGGAAACGTCCATTGTGATCTCCTGGACCAAACCACAAGCGCCGATCACCA gttaccGTGTGGTGTACACCCCATCCCTTGAAGGCAGCAGCACTGAGCTCATCCTGGCTGAGACGGTGACCTCAGTGACCCTGGTTGACCTTCAGCCGGGTCAGTCGTATAACGTTAGTATCTTTGCTGTGGAGGGAAATCTGGAGAGTGAACCGATGGTGCTGCAGGTCCACACAGCCGGAGAGCAGCACCCTG AGGAAGTCCAGGCACCGACTGAGCTGCAGTTCTATGAGGTGAATGACATGAAGATCACTATCACATGGACTGGACCACCCACTGAGGTATCAGGCTACCGTGTGACCTATGAACCTGTAGGTTCAGATGGCCGGGCGACACAGAGGCCTCTACAGCTCCCCGTCACGCCCAACGCCTATGCTGAGATCACACACCTGCAGCCCGCCACCTTGTACCGCTTCTACGTCTACGCTGTCTATGGTGGAGCCGAGAGCCAGCCGCTGGTGGGAGAGAAGTCAACAC GGCCTGATGCTCCTACAGACCTAAACTTCCCAGAAGTCACAGAGGACACTGTTCTGGTGGTGTGGTCTGCCCCACAAGCCCAAATCACCGGTTATCGCCTCTTCATTAACTCAGAGGACTCCACCACCCCGACGCAGGTTAGAGTCCGACCCGAGGAGACCCAGTACACCGTCCAGGACCTGCGGCCGGATACATCGTACACCATCACATTGTACTCAGAGCATGGCAACACGCTGAGCGAGGGCATCTCCGGAACCATTACCACTT CTATGCCATTCGGTAATGCCCCCCGTTTCTCCACGGACGTCACCGACACGTCCATCGTCATCTCCTGGACTCCTGTTCCTCGCTTCAGCTACAAG atgtCAGTGAAACCCAGTGAGGGTGGCGAAGCTCCCAGGGTCGTGACCTCTGACTCAGGAAGCATCTACATCTCAGGCCTGACCCCTGGAGTGGAATACACCTACAGCCTGCAGCCCATGTTCAACAACCGGACACAGGGCAGCGCCATCACACGCAACACCGTTACAC CGTTAACCCCACCTAGTCGTCTGAATCTGGTGTCCAACCCCTACACGGGCAACCTCAACGTTCACTGGCAGGCAACCACCACTCCCG ACATCACAGGTTACCGGGTGACATGTTCACCCACTTCAGGGCAGCGTGGGAACACTCTGGAGGAGATTGTCCGAGGTGGGCAGACTTCCTGTACGCTGGAGAACCTGAGCCCTGGTGTGGAGTATAACGTTAGTGTCTACGCCTTTAAAAACCACTTGGAGAGCGAACCCATTTCATCAGTTATCACACAAG CCGTTCCTGCTCCAACCAACCTGAATTTCGGTGAAGTCGGTCCAGACTCTATGCGTCTCTCCTGGTCCCGCCCCTCTGTCCGCCAGTCAGAGATCAGCCGCTTTGTTATCCGCTATCATCCGAGCAACGACGACGACAACATACAAGAAGTAAATGTGGGCGGAGCCACCAGTACCTATCTCCTCCAAA ATCTGCTTCCAATCACTGAGTATGTGGTGAgtgtgtcatgtgtgtatgGGGAGCGAGAGAGCATCCCGGTCACGGGCAGACAGACCACAA CTCTCGATGCTCCCACCGCTCTCGTCTTCTCTGATGTCGTCACTCACTCATTAACGGCACATTGGCGGGCCCCGAGGGCCCAGATTACAGGCTACCGGTTGGTGTACATGGCGACCAGTGGGGGGCGCCGTCAGGAGGAGCGTCTGCCACCGAGCCGCACCCATTACGTCCTAAATAACCTGCAGCCCGACACTTTGTACACCTTGAACATCTACGCTGTCAGGGGCAACCAGGAGAGCAAaccactcactggcacacagtCTACCA TCTCTGATGCTCCCACGGACCTGGAGGTGACGTCATCCACCCCAACCAGCATCACCATCTCCTGGGACGCTCCTGCTATTCCAGTGCGCTACTACAGGATCAAATATGGACAAagcg GAGACCGCGGCCCTGGCCAGGAGTTCACTGTGCCAGGTACAGAGTCCACCAGCACCATCAGTGGCCTAAAGCCAGGCACTGATTACACCATCACCATCTATGCCGTGACTGGCAGAGGAGACAGTCCAGCATCCAGCACACCGACCATCATTACACACCGCACTGGCAGCCATG GCGCCCCATCTCCCACAGACCTAGACGTTAGTGATATCCAGGACCAGGCTATTGTTGTGCGCTGGACACCTGCCAGAGGCCCAATCACTGGTTACAGGGTCACTGGGAAACCAAAAAATGGAGTGGGACCCACTTTCTCCAAGGAGGTGGGACCTG ATAAGACAGAGGTGAGAATAACAGGTTTGGTACCAACAGTGGAGTACGTAATCAGCGTGTATGCCAACACACGTGATGGAGAGAGCACACCAGTGGTGCAGAAAGCTGTAAAGT CACCAGACAGTCCCACGGATATGAAGTACACTGACGTGGACAGCTCCGCAGTGACAGACCGAGGCTCTGCTACGGACTCGGAGGGAACGCACACCACTG CAAGTGTCCCCGCCCCCACCAACATCCAGTTCGGAGACGTAGGCCCCTCGTCCTTCGTGGTGCTCTGGAGGCCACCAAGCGCCAGTCTCAACGGATACCGTGTCCGTGTGACACCCAAAAACAACTTTGCGCAAACAAAAGAGATGAACGTTGCTCCTGATGCCATGCAGGCCACCGTCACTGGACTTCTG GTGTCCACGTTGTATGAGGTGCACGTGTATGCACTGAAGGATTCAGCCATTAGCCCACCACTCACTGGGGAGATCTCTACAACTGAAG ACATCAGCCCTCCTCGGCGCACTCGCATCAATGATGTGAAGGACACAAGCATTACAATCAGCTGGCGCTCGAAGATCGAGCCAATGACAGGCTTCCTGATTGAGGCCAAGCCCCTCTCAGGAGAGAGTCCAACCATTAGGAAGGAGATTCCAGCTGAACATCGCAGTGCCATAATTACTg GTCTTCAGCCTGCCACCACTTACTCCATCAACATCTACACACTGAATGGAGACAGACGCAGTGAACCCTTCACACTCACCGCCAAAACAA GTGGCTCGTCCCTTCCGCCCCCCACTAACCTCCGGTTCCTATCTGTAAGTCCGAATTCCATCTCCTTCAAATGGCAACCGCCCACCAGCCATATCACCGGATATTATGTCACCTATGAAGAAGAAGGAAGCAGCCTACAGGAGCTCACGCCACGCCCACACGCCGGCGTAAACTATGCCTCCATCACAG GTCTGAAACCAGCCACTATGTACATCATAAAGATCTTCGCTCTGCAGAACACACTGAGAAGTCCAGCACTGGTGGGCAAGGCCAGAACCA ATTCACTATCTACGCTGCCCATACGTCTGGACCACTTTGGTCCCCTGGACGTACCTGAGACGGACAACGGTGTGAACGTGGTTGGTCCGACGGTGCAGCCGAGACCAGACGAGCGTGGCCAGGGCATGGAGTACACAGAATACAACAACCAGCCCACTATCCCTCACAGCGGGCAAAACCCTTACGTCCCTGGGGCGGGCCAAACTCTCATCTTCGTGCCTGCCCCGGGGCCGGATGGGTCACGAGTGCCCAAGGTGCTGCGACTGAGCGACAGGAACGCTCACAGTCTCCTTTTTACAGAAAATCAGCCGCAGGAGGCTCAGACTCAGACCACCATCAGCTGGAAACCCTTCAAGCAGAGCAAAGCCTACTTTGTGTCCTGCCATCCAATCTCACAGCACAATGAGAAGATGTTCCAG ATACAACTTCCTCCCACCTCCACCAGtgccacactgatcggcctcacaTCCGGTGCTTCATACCGTGTCCTCGTCGAGGCTCTAAAGGATGCTCTCAAGCACAAAATCCTAGATGAGGTCATCACCACCGGTAACACAG ATCCTGCAAGCGTTCCAGCCAGTGACGACTCGTGCTATGACACCTTGACGGCTACTCATCACAACATTGGCGATGAGTGGGAGCGCATGTCCGAGACCGGCTTCAAGCTGTGGTGCAGGTGCCTGGGACTGGGCAGCGGCCACTTCCGATGCGACTCCTCCA AGTGGTGCCATGACAACGGCAATAACTACCGCATCGGCGAGCGCTGGGAGAGACGAGAAGAAACTGGTCAAATAATGAGCTGCACCTGCATCGGCAACGGCAAGGGAGAGTTCAAGTGCGAGCCAC ACGAGTCGACGTGTTTTGACGACGGAAAGACGTACCATGTGGGAAACCAATGGCAGAAGGAGTATCTCGGTGGGATCTGTACCTGCACCTGTTATGGAGGACAGCAG GGTTGGCGTTGTGAAAACTGCAGGAAGCCCGGAACAGAGATCAACACTCATATGCTGAAGCCGGTCCGTTACGGAGACGGCATCGCTAAAGTG AATATTCAATGCCCAATTGAGTGTCTACGGCCGGATATCCTTGCTGACGCCGTGGCTAATCTCAACCCGAGGGAGTGA